In Vibrio quintilis, the DNA window GCGCAAAGCAGGTACTGGACATTCTCAGACAGTTACAGGGGCTGACGCTTGCCAGAAACGCACGTAAGCCGGAAAAAGTCCCGCAAACCCATTAGTTCATCATAAAATACCCTTTTTAAATTAAGGGTATTTTTCTTTTATATAAAGCTCTGTAAGCTATTTTAGGCTTATATTCAGGTATTTCCTCCCCGAAAAAAGTTTAAACAAATCTGGTGCGATTTAAACGGGGTTTAAACGTGGTCTCAACCATTATTTCCGGGATTTCTTCCGGCAGACTAACCGGAAACGGATTTTAATCCCTTATCCTTATGTCTTTTTTTGACGTCAACTCCTGCATTCTTTCCTGTTCTCCGTTGAATGATTAACGCATGTTATTTTTATAACTCTGGTTAAGAAAAATAGACTGTATCCGAACAATGACAGTAAACCGGGTTACAGATGGAACAGAAAACAGACAATTTCAACCTTTTTTATACTTTGTGTCTCTCAATGGGACTCCGGCTCAACGAAGATGACCTAACGGCTTTGTGTAAAGAAGTTCCGGCAGAATTTTATATTAAAAAACAGAAGCAACTACTGGCACGTGTCCGGAATTTTTTCATTGTTCAGGATGCAAGAAACCGGACTCCTCAATTTTCAGCGATAAATAACCGGGTATCCCTTGTACATGTTTATCGCGTTTTATCAAAGGAAAAACGAAATGAACAGTGATTTAAGCTGGCGGGATTTACTTGAAAGAAAAGAACTACTTACTGTGACGAAGCAGATGATACAGAACGACAACAGTATCCTCGGTGAACTGTATCCCGTTCTAAGTCAGGCAGCACAAAGAGAAGGCTTCCCGGAAAAAGATTTGCTGCTTCTGTTTCTTATCATTTGTGACTATCTGGGCGGCATGATGATCTATTTTCCAAAGGGCAGAAATCTCCGGAAGGTCATAAAAAGATATGCGGTATGTGCCGAGTTTAACGGAAAAAATGCCAAAGAACTGAGCCGGAAATACGGGATCAGTCTGCCAGCAGTTTACCGGTATCTGAAAGACGGACGTGAACTGAAAGATAGCGTCAGGACTGAAACTCAGAAATACCGGGATCACCTTCCTTTTTCTCCAGAATCAAAAGAATGAACTACAACACATAGAGAGGTTAAATATGTTATCCAACATTGAATCAGAAACAGCTATGAAATTTGGTATCGGACAATCGTATTTTTTACAGGCCAAAAGAGTATGGTTGGCGGAACAGGGAATGACAGAAGCTCAGGCATTTTTACTCACCAGTGAAGAGTGTGAGATTTTAGTCAGAACAGGAACATCCCCGGAAGTTTTCCTGCAAGAAAAACAAAGGCTGATCGCGGAAAAAATCGCAGAAAAAGCAGCGAATCTGGAGCTTGCCAGTTGCGGTTCAGGGCTAACGAAAAAAGAAGAGCAGATCGTCAAAATGACAGGGCTTTCCCCGGAAGTGTATCAGCAGGCAAAGAAAGGCAGGTAAAGGATTAGTCAGCTCTCCGCATCCTAATAAACTGAGACTGAACTGCACCAGAAATCACAGAAATACCCCCAGATAATATATGCAAGTCAGATATCTCAGATTATCTCAATACGATTTACAGAAAAACAAAAAAGGATATGACTCATGAATACCATCACCGATTTAGTTACTCAATTAAATTCAGCCACTCAGGCACTGAAAGATCATCGGCAGGATTGCGCGACAAAGACCAGAAGAGTGAGAGAACTGGAAAGTAAACTGGCTCTTCTGAAAGGCGACGTATTATCCAGAGAAACAGAAATTAATTCACTTTTTGAACCTTCCGATGTGGAAACCGCAAAAACCGAATTACTCAAAGCAACAGAGAGTGTCAAGTCTTGTGAGAAGGCGATAGAAAATCTCCAGAACTTTCTGAAAATTACCTCAGTGTCGATATCTTCCAATATTTCCGGACAGATCTCCGAGCTGAAGAAAGAGATTTTTGATGCCAAGAATGATGAACTACTGGAGCAATTATCCCTGACCGATGAACAAATATCTTTACTCAAAGAGTTTGTTGTTATCAATCAACTCGCGCCTCGGCGGGATTCTTACGGGTATTACATTGGGTCAGCTTTCGGTGCCAGATATGGAGAACTGAGGGGTGATGAATGGAAGTCTGTAAAGAACGGACTTCTGGAAAAAATGGGATTTCCACCGGAATCAATGAACTGATTTTTGAGGAAAAAGTAACCGGATAACAATAAAACCAGCCGTTTATTGCATCCGGTTTATTTCCCGGACATCTTGGTACTGAACGAATTAAGAGGAAACTATCATGTTTATTTTTCAGCAAGAGCGACTGATAAAAGACTGGCCTGCACAAATCATTCTACCTGTGGATGGTGGGCGGACACTCCAGGAAAATATCACGTTGGATCTGATGATTTTAAATGCATCTTCCAGTTATAAAGTACTTCAGGGAGATGAAAATATATTCAGACAAGTGATCTGTGGTTGGTCAGGGATTGTTAATACTGAAGGCGAATCTCTGGAGTTTAATGAAACAAATCGCGAGCTCTTGCTTGAAG includes these proteins:
- a CDS encoding Mor transcription activator family protein, which encodes MNSDLSWRDLLERKELLTVTKQMIQNDNSILGELYPVLSQAAQREGFPEKDLLLLFLIICDYLGGMMIYFPKGRNLRKVIKRYAVCAEFNGKNAKELSRKYGISLPAVYRYLKDGRELKDSVRTETQKYRDHLPFSPESKE